Proteins from a single region of Salipiger sp. H15:
- a CDS encoding TetR/AcrR family transcriptional regulator, translating into MTMPDSPSVVPEKPRRGRPRGTPDASEARQKLIRAGLVHLTERGYSSVGVDEILKAAGVPKGSFYHHFRGKADFGLALVAAYNAYFTELLDRAFLNEGRAPLDRLRVFTEKAEEGMARHGFRRGCLVGNLGQEMGALPDEFRAALTCVLEDWQARTARLLREAQAQGTLSPDHDPEALAEVFWIGWEGAVLRAKLELRPEPLRRFATTFFRLIET; encoded by the coding sequence ATGACCATGCCCGACTCGCCCTCCGTCGTCCCCGAGAAGCCCCGCCGCGGCCGTCCGCGCGGCACGCCGGACGCGTCCGAGGCGCGGCAGAAGCTGATCCGCGCCGGGCTCGTCCACCTGACCGAGCGCGGCTATTCCTCGGTGGGCGTCGACGAGATCCTCAAGGCGGCGGGCGTGCCCAAGGGCAGCTTCTACCACCACTTCCGGGGCAAGGCCGATTTCGGCCTCGCCCTCGTCGCCGCCTACAACGCCTATTTCACCGAGCTTCTCGACCGCGCCTTCCTGAACGAGGGGCGCGCGCCGCTCGACCGGCTCCGCGTCTTCACCGAGAAGGCCGAGGAGGGCATGGCCCGGCACGGTTTCCGGCGCGGCTGCCTCGTCGGCAATCTCGGGCAGGAGATGGGCGCGCTGCCGGACGAATTCCGCGCCGCGCTGACCTGCGTGCTCGAGGACTGGCAGGCCCGCACCGCGCGGCTCCTGCGCGAGGCGCAGGCGCAGGGCACGCTGAGCCCCGATCATGACCCCGAGGCCTTGGCAGAGGTCTTCTGGATCGGCTGGGAGGGCGCCGTGCTGCGCGCCAAGCTCGAGCTTCGTCCCGAGCCCCTGCGCCGCTTCGCCACCACCTTCTTCCGTCTCATCGAGACCTGA
- a CDS encoding MDR family oxidoreductase has translation MKAILIEKPGETQTVSVTEVSEDQLPEGDVLVEVAYSTLNYKDALAITGAAPVVRAFPMVPGIDFSGTVAESAHPDFKPGDRVVLNGWGVGEVHWGGLAERARVKGDWLVPLPAAIDLRQAAAIGTAGYTAMLCVLALERHGVTPDKGEIVVSGAAGGVGSVATALLAAKGYEVAAVTGRAAEADYLRGLGAASVIDRAELTGKLRPLAKERWAGGIDVAGSTVLANMISMMKYRGVVAACGLAAGMDLPASVAPFILRGVTLAGVDSVMCPKPDRLEAWSRLATDLDLGKLEEMIHELAFDEVIGAAPKFLEGAVRGRIVVRVGA, from the coding sequence ATGAAGGCCATCCTGATCGAGAAACCCGGCGAGACGCAGACCGTCTCGGTGACCGAGGTCTCCGAGGACCAGCTGCCAGAGGGCGACGTGCTGGTCGAGGTCGCCTACTCGACGCTGAACTACAAGGATGCGCTGGCGATCACCGGCGCCGCGCCGGTGGTGCGCGCCTTCCCGATGGTGCCGGGCATCGACTTCTCGGGCACCGTGGCGGAAAGCGCGCACCCGGACTTCAAGCCGGGCGACCGGGTCGTGCTGAACGGCTGGGGCGTCGGCGAGGTGCACTGGGGCGGGCTGGCCGAGCGCGCCCGGGTGAAGGGCGACTGGCTGGTGCCGCTGCCCGCGGCGATCGACCTGCGGCAGGCGGCGGCGATCGGCACGGCGGGCTACACGGCGATGCTCTGCGTTCTGGCGCTGGAGCGGCACGGGGTGACCCCCGACAAGGGCGAGATCGTGGTCAGCGGCGCGGCGGGGGGCGTCGGCAGCGTCGCGACGGCGCTGCTGGCGGCAAAGGGCTACGAGGTGGCGGCGGTGACCGGCCGTGCCGCCGAGGCGGACTACCTGCGCGGCCTCGGCGCGGCCTCGGTGATCGACCGGGCCGAGCTGACCGGCAAGCTGCGCCCGCTGGCGAAGGAACGCTGGGCCGGCGGCATCGACGTCGCGGGCAGCACGGTGCTCGCCAACATGATCTCGATGATGAAATACCGCGGCGTCGTCGCGGCCTGCGGTCTGGCGGCGGGCATGGACCTGCCGGCCTCGGTCGCGCCCTTCATCCTGCGCGGCGTGACGCTGGCGGGGGTCGACAGCGTGATGTGCCCGAAACCCGACCGGCTCGAGGCCTGGTCCCGGCTCGCGACCGATCTCGACCTCGGCAAGCTCGAGGAGATGATCCACGAGCTGGCCTTCGACGAGGTCATCGGGGCCGCGCCGAAGTTCCTCGAGGGTGCGGTGCGCGGGCGCATCGTCGTCCGGGTCGGCGCGTGA